AGACCGGCCAGATCGGTGGGCGGCGGCTCGGGAAGGACCTTCGCCAGCATCCGGTTGATGAACTCGCCCAGGAAGCCGGCCTCGCGCGGCATCCCCGTCTCGATGAGGAGATCGAAGGCGTCCCGATGGCCGAGCGCTGCGCGCAGCGTCGCGGCAAAGGCCTCCCTCTTCTCCGGCTGGCGCGTGAGGACGCCGAGCAGATGCTTCAACCGAACCGACTGGGCTGACGAGGCTCTTGCCTCCGCATTGTCGCCGAGTCCGGCCCGAAGCCAGGACGACACGTCGCGAAGCCACGCCAGCCTGTCCTCGGCAGTTGCGGCCGGCTTCGCATGCGCAAGGATCGAGTCCAGCCCCACATGGGGGTCGGCCGACTCCCGCCAACGGGAAATCCATCGGAAGATCTGGAGGGACACGGGGGTGAAATGGGTCGCGCAGGAGTGCGCCCGTATAATAGTGGGTTTTCGCGAGCAGCCCCGATACCGTGACCGAAGCCGACCCCAAAGCCCGACTTGCCGCCCTCGTGACCGGTGCCGTCCGCGCCGCATTTCCCGATGCGGGCGACCTGGCGGTGGACCTGGACCGCCCGAAGAACGCGGACCACGGCGACTTTGCCACGAACGTGGCTCTTCAGCTCGCCAAGCGCGTGGGTATGAAGCCGCGCGATGCGGCACAGGCCATCGTCACCGCCCTGGGCCAGGCGCCGGAGATCGCGAAGACCGACATCGCCGGCCCCGGCTTCATCAATTTCACGCTCTCCAGGGCCTCGCGCTTCGGCGTGGTCTGCGCGATCCAGGCCGCCGCCAGCGACTTCGGGCGCGGCCGCTCCGGCGAGGGCAGGACCATCATGGTCGAGTTCGTCTCGGCCAACCCGACCGGTCCGCTGCACGTGGGACACGGCAGGCAGGCGGCGCTGGGTGACGCGATCTCCACGCTCCTCGAATCGCAGCGCTGGAAGGTGCTGCGCGAGTTCTACTACAACGACGCCGGCAACCAGATCGCGAACCTGGCGCTCTCCGTGCAGTTCCGCATCCGCGAGGCGAAGGGCCTCGTCGCGGCAGCCGACATGCACGACGACTGGTACCGCGGCGACTACATCAAGGACATCGCGCGCGACTACGTGGCGCAGGAACCGGCGGACGCCACGGGCGACGACCTGGAGGCCATCCGCAAGTTCGCGATCGCGTACCTGCGCGGCGAGCAGGACGCCGACCTGCGCGCCTTCGGCGTGAAGTTCGACTCCTACTTCCTCGAAAGCTCGCTTTACACCGACGGCAAGGTGGACGAGACGGTGAAGATGCTCATCGCCGCGGGCCGGACCTACGAGGCGGACGGCGCGCTGTGGCTCAGGACCACCGACTTCGGCGACGACAAGGACCGCGTGATGCGCAAGTCCGACGGGACCTACACGTACTTCGTGCCGGACGTCGCCTACCACCTCACCAAGTATCGCCGCGGCTACACCTCGGCCGTGAATGTGCAGGGCGCCGATCACCACTCGACCGTGACGCGCGTGCGCGCGGGACTGCAGGCGCTCGCCACCGGAGTCCCCGAGGGCTACCCCGACTACGTGCTGCACCAGATGGTGACGGTGATGAAGGGCGGCCAGGAGGTGAAGATCTCCAAGCGCGCCGGCTCCTACGTCACGGTGCGCGATCTCGTCGAGGAGGCCGGACGTGACGCCGTGCGCTGGTTCTTCACCATGCGCAAGGTCGATTCGCACCTCGTCTTCGACATCGACCTCGCCAGGAGCCAGAGCGACGAGAACCCCGTGTACTACGTGCAGTATGCGCACGCGCGCATCTGCTCGGTGCTGCGCGAATGGGGCGGAGATGAGGCATCGCTTGCCCGCGCCGACCTCTCAGCGCTCGGCACGGCGCACGAGGCGGCCCTCGCGCAGTCGCTTGCGCAGTTTCCGGAAGTGCTCGAACGCGCAGCGCGCGAATTCTCCCCGCACCTCGTCAGCTTCTTCCTGCACGACGATTTGGCGGCCCGGTTGCATACCTACTACAATGCCGAGCGTTTCCTCGTCGAGGACGAGAAGGTGAAACTCGCGCGGCTGGCCCTTGTCGCCGCGACGCGACAGGTTCTCGCCAACGGCCTGGCCGTACTCGGCGTCAGCGCGCCGGAGAGGATGTAGATGCCGAAGGATTTCAAGAACAACCCCCCGCCGCGAGATGCCGGCCGCACGGCCCATCCGATGCTGCTCGGCATGATCATCGGGCTGCTCATGGGGATCGTCATCGCGCTCGGGGTAGCGCTGTGGCTCAATCGCCTGTCGAGCCCGTTCATGGAAAAGGCGAAGCCCATCGAGCCGCTTGCGAAGATCGGCCCCACGCAGCCGCCCAAGCCCGAGGAGAAAGGCTCGCCCGCGGAAAAAGCCGCCGAAAAGCCCAGGACCGACCGGCCGCGCTTCGAGTTCTACACCATGCTCCCGGGCGAGAAGGAAGTGACGGACAAGGAGGCCAAGGCCGCCGCCAAGCCCAGGGAGCCCGCCAAGGCGGGCCCGGGTTCCTCGCCCGCCCAGCCCAAGCCGCACAGCGGGGAGGCCTACTGGCTCCAGGCCGGCGCTTTCGGCGAGGAAAAGGACGCCGACAACCTGAAAGCCAAGATCGCGTTTTCCGGCCTGGAAGCGGCGGTAAAGCCGGCGGAGATTCCCGGCAAGGGCACGCTCTACCGTGTCCGGCTGGGCCCCTACCAGAGCCTCGAGGACGCGAACCGAATCAAGGCGGCGCTGTCACAGAACGGCGTCGACGTCACGATCATCCGCACCGACGAAACTAAGAACCGCTAACGGAGTTACGAACATGGACCTGCGCCGCATCCTCACGCTCGCCGTCGCCGCCCTGGGCCTCCTGGCCGGCGCCGCTCACGCCCAGTTGCGCCTGGGGCAGGAGTACACCCTGCTCAGCTCCCCGCAGGCAACCGACGGCGGCGGCAAGGTCGAGGTGATCGAGTTCTTCTCTTACGCCTGCGGCCACTGCTACAAGCTCGAGCCCTTCCTGGCGAGCTGGGTCAAGAAGCTGCCCGCCGACGTGGTCTTCAAGCGTGTCCCCGGCGTCGGCGCCGGCGCCTGGTCCCAACTGGCGTTGCTCTACTACACCTTCGAGGCCATGGGCAAGCTCGACGCACTGCACAGCAAGGCGTTCGACGCGATGCACAGGGACAACACGAACCTCGCCAATCCCAAGGTTCGAGACCAGTGGCTCGCCAAGGAAGGCATCGACCCGGTCCAGTACGCCGCCGTCGAAAAGTCCTTCTCCGTGCAGTCGAAGCTTGCGCGCGCCACGCAGCTCATGGGCGCCTACAAGGTGGACGGCGTGCCGATGGTCATCGTGAACGGCAAGTACGTCACCTCGACCGGCCACGCCGGCGGCCCGGAAAAAGTGATCCCCGTGGTCGAGCAGCTCGTCGCCATGGCGCGCAAGGAAATGGGCACCACGGCCGCCGCCGCGCCGGCCGCGGCAGCCAAGCCGGTAGCGGTCAAGAATTAGGGGTGTACAGGGGGTCAGGTTACTTTGCGCGCTTCCGGTGCAAAGTAACCTGACCCCCTTTACATTCAAGGCAACCTGACCCCTTTTCATTCCATGGTCGTATTCCTCACAGGCGCGAGCAGCGGCATCGGCGAAGCGCTCGCCCGCCAGTACGCCGCGCGGGGCGCAACGCTGGGCCTGGTCGCCCGGCGCGCCGATCTCCTCGACCGCCTTTGCCAGTCGCTGCCCTCCGGGGCGCAGACTTACGTCGCGGACGTGCGCGACATCGGCGCCCTGCAGGCCGCAGCGGCGGATTTCGTCGCAAAGCACGGCGTACCCGATCTCGTCATCGCCAACGCCGGCATCTCGCACGGAACGATCACGGAGAACGCGGCGGACATCGACGTCTTCCGCCAGATCCTCGACATCAACGTGATCGGCATGGTGAACACCTTCCACCCCTTCGTGGACGCGATGCGCAAGGCGGGGCGGGGAAAGCTGGTGGGTGTGGCGAGCGTGGCGGGCTATCGCGGACTGCCCGGCGCCGGGGCGTACAGCGCCTCGAAGGCGGCCGCGATTCGCTACTGCGAGAGCCTGCGGGTGGAACTGCGCGGCAGCGGCGTGAAGGTGGTGACGATATGCCCCGGCTACATCGCCACGCCCATGACCGCGAAGAACCCCTACCCGATGCCGTTCATCATCACGGCCGATGACTTCGCCCGGCGCTTCGCCCGGGCGGTGGAGGCGGGCAAGGA
The sequence above is a segment of the Betaproteobacteria bacterium genome. Coding sequences within it:
- a CDS encoding SDR family oxidoreductase, with amino-acid sequence MVVFLTGASSGIGEALARQYAARGATLGLVARRADLLDRLCQSLPSGAQTYVADVRDIGALQAAAADFVAKHGVPDLVIANAGISHGTITENAADIDVFRQILDINVIGMVNTFHPFVDAMRKAGRGKLVGVASVAGYRGLPGAGAYSASKAAAIRYCESLRVELRGSGVKVVTICPGYIATPMTAKNPYPMPFIITADDFARRFARAVEAGKDYAVIPWQMAIVARLLTVLPNFLFDATLARTGRKPRKP
- a CDS encoding SPOR domain-containing protein, which translates into the protein MPKDFKNNPPPRDAGRTAHPMLLGMIIGLLMGIVIALGVALWLNRLSSPFMEKAKPIEPLAKIGPTQPPKPEEKGSPAEKAAEKPRTDRPRFEFYTMLPGEKEVTDKEAKAAAKPREPAKAGPGSSPAQPKPHSGEAYWLQAGAFGEEKDADNLKAKIAFSGLEAAVKPAEIPGKGTLYRVRLGPYQSLEDANRIKAALSQNGVDVTIIRTDETKNR
- a CDS encoding arginine--tRNA ligase, translated to MTEADPKARLAALVTGAVRAAFPDAGDLAVDLDRPKNADHGDFATNVALQLAKRVGMKPRDAAQAIVTALGQAPEIAKTDIAGPGFINFTLSRASRFGVVCAIQAAASDFGRGRSGEGRTIMVEFVSANPTGPLHVGHGRQAALGDAISTLLESQRWKVLREFYYNDAGNQIANLALSVQFRIREAKGLVAAADMHDDWYRGDYIKDIARDYVAQEPADATGDDLEAIRKFAIAYLRGEQDADLRAFGVKFDSYFLESSLYTDGKVDETVKMLIAAGRTYEADGALWLRTTDFGDDKDRVMRKSDGTYTYFVPDVAYHLTKYRRGYTSAVNVQGADHHSTVTRVRAGLQALATGVPEGYPDYVLHQMVTVMKGGQEVKISKRAGSYVTVRDLVEEAGRDAVRWFFTMRKVDSHLVFDIDLARSQSDENPVYYVQYAHARICSVLREWGGDEASLARADLSALGTAHEAALAQSLAQFPEVLERAAREFSPHLVSFFLHDDLAARLHTYYNAERFLVEDEKVKLARLALVAATRQVLANGLAVLGVSAPERM
- a CDS encoding thiol:disulfide interchange protein DsbA/DsbL is translated as MDLRRILTLAVAALGLLAGAAHAQLRLGQEYTLLSSPQATDGGGKVEVIEFFSYACGHCYKLEPFLASWVKKLPADVVFKRVPGVGAGAWSQLALLYYTFEAMGKLDALHSKAFDAMHRDNTNLANPKVRDQWLAKEGIDPVQYAAVEKSFSVQSKLARATQLMGAYKVDGVPMVIVNGKYVTSTGHAGGPEKVIPVVEQLVAMARKEMGTTAAAAPAAAAKPVAVKN